A DNA window from Paramormyrops kingsleyae isolate MSU_618 chromosome 10, PKINGS_0.4, whole genome shotgun sequence contains the following coding sequences:
- the znf16l gene encoding zinc finger protein 16-like — MSRKRGYSFAEVALSPDSQNAFMNMMAPRPQADDDGAAVENDEELLNSVSEITEHLGRNISVVLETALSEIRKMVSVRIRVLKMELREKSDEIEALKARLEAAERDGRDPPPFRKSDFHPGAKYTNNDPKKTKAGAPGIKKENIDAICNYLMKDKNSRSGAELEIEQSNVPPPASDREPQPHGSVSLWTDEEPGEGETDSASEDIFNMLPSGSKRIYDYEWMSGVEYAAELKGVREPKCESGTPVNEGDMEERDSDGGRRALSQPHGPAAHSHTSDFPAESQGSPEVEGTGDVDERMDRIDTGQQFPAHTYLCPLCGTFCPDALFLEEHLKLMHVDSNTQALPSASSSSASLGEASVGPRKGEGEERTAARAAREKKGAGGYECADCGRHFNYLGNLRQHQRIHTGEKPFICPECGERFRHAARLKSHRLGHSGAQSPFPCPQCGKGFPVLSGLKRHQRVHTGESPYACPQCGRRFKELGNLYTHQRIHSGATPYCCQQCGRSFRHLGTYKSHRCTPTQ; from the exons ATGAGTCGAAAGAGGGGCTACAGCTTCGCGGAAGTTGCCCTTTCCCCCGATTCCCAAAACGCCTTTATGAACATGATGGCTCCCCGTCCCCAGGCCGACGACGACGGCGCCGCCGTGGAGAACGATGAGGAGCTGCTGAACTCGGTCAGCGAGATCACAGAGCATCTCGGCAGGAACATCTCGGTGGTGCTGGAGACGGCGCTGTCCGAGATCAGGAAGATGGTCAGCGTCAGGATACGGGTGCTCAAAATGGAGCTCCGCGAGAAATCGGACGAGATCGAAGCGCTAAAGGCGAGACTGGAGGCGGCTGAGAGGGACGGCAGGGATCCGCCTCCCTTTCGGAAATCCGATTTCCATCCGGGTGCCAAATATACTAACAATGACCCAAAGAAAACGAAAGCAGGTGCCCCTGGCATCAAAAAGGAGAACATCGATGCCATCTGTAACTATTTAATGAAAGATAAAAACTCCCGAAGCGGCGCTGAATTGGAGATCGAGCAGAGCAATGTGCCACCGCCGGCCAGCGACCGGGAGCCGCAGCCGCACGGCTCCGTCAGTCTGTGGACAGACGAGGAGCCGGGAGAAGGCGAGACCGACTCGGCATCCGAGGATATATTTAACATGCTGCCTTCGGGAAGCAAGCGCATTTATGACTACGAGTGGATGTCAGGAGTGGAGTACGCGGCTGAGCTGAAAG GTGTGAGGGAGCCAAAATGTGAAAGTGGCACACCTGTAAATGAGGGTGACATGGAGGAACGGGACTCGGATGGGGGGAGGCGTGCTCTGAGCCAGCCCCATGGTCCTGCGGCCCACTCACACACCTCGGATTTCCCTGCCGAAAGCCAGGGTTCCCCTGAAGTGGAGGGAACGGGTGATGTGGACGAGCGCATGGACAGGATAGACACAG GTCAGCAGTTTCCTGCTCATACTTACCTCTGCCCTCTCTGTGGAACCTTCTGTCCTGATGCCTTGTTTCTGGAGGAGCACTTGAAGTTGATGCACGTGGACAGCAACACCCAGGCGTTACCGTCTGCATCCAGCTCGTCTGCATCGCTGGGTGAGGCCAGTGTGGGCCCCCGGAAAGGCGAAGGGGaggagagaacagcagcaagGGCTGCTCGAGAGAagaagggggcggggggctaCGAATGTGCCGACTGTGGCCGGCACTTCAACTATTTGGGCAACTTGCGGCAACACCAACGCATCCATACAGGGGAGAAGCCGTTCATTTGCCCTGAGTGCGGAGAGCGCTTCCGCCACGCTGCCCGCCTCAAGAGCCACAGGCTGGGCCACAGTGGTGCACAGAGCCCCTTCCCCTGCCCTCAGTGTGGCAAGGGCTTCCCAGTGCTGTCTGGCCTGAAGCGCCACCAGCGGGTGCACACTGGGGAGAGCCCCTACGCCTGCCCGCAGTGTGGCCGGCGCTTTAAGGAGCTGGGCAACCTGTACACCCACCAGCGCATCCACAGCGGGGCCACGCCCTACTGCTGCCAGCAGTGCGGACGCAGCTTCCGGCACCTGGGCACTTACAAGAGCCACCGCTGTACTCCCACCCAGTGA
- the nit1 gene encoding deaminated glutathione amidase isoform X1: protein MLLFKTILQPRALYLRFQSSWGFCLIRKCRMSSVPLAAICQVTCTPDKEANFAACMRLVEQAKEGGASMVFLPEGFDYIGSNQEETLKLSESLLGNTISRYTQLARKLGIWLSLGGFHERGEDWETDRRIYNSHIIINDTGSIVSVYRKGHLFDVELTGKGVSLKESSFTIPGHSLMPPVQTPVGKVGLGVCYDLRFPELSLALLRHGAEILTYPSAFTVATGAAHWEWTPGERCWVTVEQLNRVWLWWRSTCRSSETPGGTCLFSSIGEMQCSTAVWTEQKAPWNISGLCALFCESQSTPHMVMVSDCPRKLFIPVLCL from the exons ATGCTACTGTTCAAAACCATTTTGCAGCCCCGTGCGTTGTATTTGCGTTTTCAGTCAAGCTGGGGTTTTTGCTTAATAAGAAAGTGCAG GATGTCCTCTGTCCCATTGGCTGCAATTTGTCAGGTGACCTGTACACCTGATAAGGAAGCCAACTTTGCTGCTTGCATGCGATTGGTGGAGCAGGCAAAGGAAGGCGGGGCTAGCATGGTCTTTCTCCCAGAGGGATTTGATTACATCGGATCCAACCAAGAAGAGACCCTAAAGCTGTCAGAGAGTCTGCTGGGGAACACCATCTCACGCTACACCCAGCTGGCCAG GAAACTGGGTATTTGGCTTTCTCTGGGGGGCTTTCATGAGAGAGGGGAAGACTGGGAGACAGACAGGCGGATCTACAATAGTCACATCATCATTAATGACACGG GTAGCATTGTGTCAGTGTACAGAAAGGGCCACCTGTTTGATGTGGAGCTGACAGGAAAAGGTGTTTCTCTGAAGGAGAGTTCCTTTACTATACCTGGACACAGTCTGATGCCCCCTGTTCAAACCCCAGTGGGAAAG GTTGGTCTGGGTGTATGCTATGATCTCCGATTTCCAGAACTCTCTCTGGCTCTCCTGCGTCACGGAGCAGAGATTTTGACCTATCCATCAGCCTTTACTGTGGCAACAGGTGCTGCCCATTGGGAG TGGACCCCTGGGGAGAGGTGCTGGGTGACTGTGGAGCAACTGAACCGGGTTTGGCTCTGGTGGAGATCGACCTGCAGAAGCTCAGAGACACCAGGAGGAACATGCCTGTTCAGCAGCATCGGCGAGATGCAATGTTCTACTGCAGTCTGGACTGAGCAGAAAGCGCCATGGAATATCAGCGGACTCTGCGCATTATTTTGTGAATCACAAAGCACCCCACATATGGTTATGGTGTCAGACTGCCCCAGAAAGTTGTTTATTCCAGTCTTGTGTTTGTAG
- the nit1 gene encoding deaminated glutathione amidase isoform X3 gives MSSVPLAAICQVTCTPDKEANFAACMRLVEQAKEGGASMVFLPEGFDYIGSNQEETLKLSESLLGNTISRYTQLARKLGIWLSLGGFHERGEDWETDRRIYNSHIIINDTGSIVSVYRKGHLFDVELTGKGVSLKESSFTIPGHSLMPPVQTPVGKVGLGVCYDLRFPELSLALLRHGAEILTYPSAFTVATGAAHWEWTPGERCWVTVEQLNRVWLWWRSTCRSSETPGGTCLFSSIGEMQCSTAVWTEQKAPWNISGLCALFCESQSTPHMVMVSDCPRKLFIPVLCL, from the exons ATGTCCTCTGTCCCATTGGCTGCAATTTGTCAGGTGACCTGTACACCTGATAAGGAAGCCAACTTTGCTGCTTGCATGCGATTGGTGGAGCAGGCAAAGGAAGGCGGGGCTAGCATGGTCTTTCTCCCAGAGGGATTTGATTACATCGGATCCAACCAAGAAGAGACCCTAAAGCTGTCAGAGAGTCTGCTGGGGAACACCATCTCACGCTACACCCAGCTGGCCAG GAAACTGGGTATTTGGCTTTCTCTGGGGGGCTTTCATGAGAGAGGGGAAGACTGGGAGACAGACAGGCGGATCTACAATAGTCACATCATCATTAATGACACGG GTAGCATTGTGTCAGTGTACAGAAAGGGCCACCTGTTTGATGTGGAGCTGACAGGAAAAGGTGTTTCTCTGAAGGAGAGTTCCTTTACTATACCTGGACACAGTCTGATGCCCCCTGTTCAAACCCCAGTGGGAAAG GTTGGTCTGGGTGTATGCTATGATCTCCGATTTCCAGAACTCTCTCTGGCTCTCCTGCGTCACGGAGCAGAGATTTTGACCTATCCATCAGCCTTTACTGTGGCAACAGGTGCTGCCCATTGGGAG TGGACCCCTGGGGAGAGGTGCTGGGTGACTGTGGAGCAACTGAACCGGGTTTGGCTCTGGTGGAGATCGACCTGCAGAAGCTCAGAGACACCAGGAGGAACATGCCTGTTCAGCAGCATCGGCGAGATGCAATGTTCTACTGCAGTCTGGACTGAGCAGAAAGCGCCATGGAATATCAGCGGACTCTGCGCATTATTTTGTGAATCACAAAGCACCCCACATATGGTTATGGTGTCAGACTGCCCCAGAAAGTTGTTTATTCCAGTCTTGTGTTTGTAG
- the nit1 gene encoding deaminated glutathione amidase isoform X2 translates to MLLFKTILQPRALYLRFQSSWGFCLIRKCRMSSVPLAAICQVTCTPDKEANFAACMRLVEQAKEGGASMVFLPEGFDYIGSNQEETLKLSESLLGNTISRYTQLARKLGIWLSLGGFHERGEDWETDRRIYNSHIIINDTGSIVSVYRKGHLFDVELTGKGVSLKESSFTIPGHSLMPPVQTPVGKVGLGVCYDLRFPELSLALLRHGAEILTYPSAFTVATGAAHWEVLLRARAIESQCFVMAAAQVGCHHAKRSSYGHALAVDPWGEVLGDCGATEPGLALVEIDLQKLRDTRRNMPVQQHRRDAMFYCSLD, encoded by the exons ATGCTACTGTTCAAAACCATTTTGCAGCCCCGTGCGTTGTATTTGCGTTTTCAGTCAAGCTGGGGTTTTTGCTTAATAAGAAAGTGCAG GATGTCCTCTGTCCCATTGGCTGCAATTTGTCAGGTGACCTGTACACCTGATAAGGAAGCCAACTTTGCTGCTTGCATGCGATTGGTGGAGCAGGCAAAGGAAGGCGGGGCTAGCATGGTCTTTCTCCCAGAGGGATTTGATTACATCGGATCCAACCAAGAAGAGACCCTAAAGCTGTCAGAGAGTCTGCTGGGGAACACCATCTCACGCTACACCCAGCTGGCCAG GAAACTGGGTATTTGGCTTTCTCTGGGGGGCTTTCATGAGAGAGGGGAAGACTGGGAGACAGACAGGCGGATCTACAATAGTCACATCATCATTAATGACACGG GTAGCATTGTGTCAGTGTACAGAAAGGGCCACCTGTTTGATGTGGAGCTGACAGGAAAAGGTGTTTCTCTGAAGGAGAGTTCCTTTACTATACCTGGACACAGTCTGATGCCCCCTGTTCAAACCCCAGTGGGAAAG GTTGGTCTGGGTGTATGCTATGATCTCCGATTTCCAGAACTCTCTCTGGCTCTCCTGCGTCACGGAGCAGAGATTTTGACCTATCCATCAGCCTTTACTGTGGCAACAGGTGCTGCCCATTGGGAG GTTCTGCTTCGTGCTCGGGCCATTGAGAGTCAGTGTTTTGTCATGGCTGCTGCCCAAGTCGGGTGTCATCATGCCAAACGCAGCTCATACGGTCATGCCTTGGCAGTGGACCCCTGGGGAGAGGTGCTGGGTGACTGTGGAGCAACTGAACCGGGTTTGGCTCTGGTGGAGATCGACCTGCAGAAGCTCAGAGACACCAGGAGGAACATGCCTGTTCAGCAGCATCGGCGAGATGCAATGTTCTACTGCAGTCTGGACTGA